A window from Amblyomma americanum isolate KBUSLIRL-KWMA chromosome 7, ASM5285725v1, whole genome shotgun sequence encodes these proteins:
- the LOC144097191 gene encoding sulfotransferase 1B1-like, with protein MEVRSPRGPVYRVIDGFPINRYFSVELVRSALQYKPRPDDIFLVTFPKSGTIWLQQIGYLLFHDGVPAPSGLEFYKSSPFLEMFGPEDVEKMARPGFIKTHLSYSLIPKSVNAKYVWVCRNPKDVCVSFFYHTKGFTGYDFSDGKFEDYFEVFLHGANDYGDYFNFILSWYAHRNDPNVHLIHYEEMKADPRSQVLKLAAFLGKEYHRKLVQEPGLLDQVLRFSTVDYMKDKTASSIKAFFDSQVGSYENLGPGIRHYLETTAKYPRNTSYIRKGVLGDWKNHFTEDMNARLEKKIYDKLSGTEFIDVWKSHGIL; from the coding sequence ATGGAAGTGAGGTCGCCTCGAGGACCTGTCTATCGAGTCATAGATGGCTTCCCAATAAACAGGTACTTCTCTGTCGAACTCGTCCGGTCGGCGTTGCAGTACAAGCCTAGGCCGGATGACATTTTCCTCGTCACTTTTCCCAAGAGCGGAACAATATGGCTTCAGCAGATCGGTTACCTTCTTTTCCACGACGGTGTGCCAGCACCCAGCGGGCTGGAATTCTACAAGAGCTCCCCCTTCCTTGAGATGTTCGGGCCCGAAGACGTGGAGAAAATGGCGCGGCCCGGCTTTATCAAGACGCACCTCAGCTACAGCTTGATACCGAAGAGTGTCAATGCGAAGTACGTGTGGGTCTGCAGGAATCCCAAAGACGTATGCGTCTCCTTCTTTTATCACACCAAAGGTTTCACAGGATACGATTTTTCTGATGGGAAATTCGAAGACTACTTCGAGGTCTTCCTTCACGGCGCCAATGATTATGGTGACTACTTCAATTTCATCCTTTCCTGGTATGCCCACCGCAATGACCCAAATGTGCATCTCATACACTACGAGGAAATGAAGGCCGATCCGCGGAGTCAGGTGCTAAAGCTTGcagcttttttggggaaagagtACCACCGAAAACTTGTCCAAGAGCCAGGGCTTCTAGACCAGGTCCTAAGGTTTAGCACAGTAGACTACATGAAGGATAAGACGGCTAGTAGCATCAAGGCTTTCTTCGACAGTCAAGTGGGAAGCTACGAGAACCTCGGTCCTGGGATAAGGCACTACTTGGAAACTACTGCCAAGTACCCCAGAAATACAAGCTACATCCGCAAAGGTGTCTTAGGAGACTGGAAGAACCACTTTACTGAGGATATGAACGCAAGACTGGAAAAAAAGATTTACGATAAGCTTTCTGGAACTGAGTTTATTGATGTTTGGAAGAGTCACGGTATCCTGTGA